One uncultured Gellertiella sp. genomic window carries:
- a CDS encoding microcin C ABC transporter permease YejB translates to MGGYILRRLLLMIPTIIGIMGISFAVIQFAPGGPVEQVIADLTGQGSNADQRLNGGGGDLVNQQEAATAETNSRYRGAQGLDPELIAKLERQFGFDKPPLTRFLEMMGNYIRFDFGESFFRNASVIELIRDKMPVSVSLGVWILLLSYGISIPLGIRKAVRDGSAFDIWTSGVIIIGYAVPGFLFAILLVVLFAGGSFFDWFPLRGLVSDNFADLSWWQKILDYFWHLTLPLVSLSLAAFATTTLLTKNSFIDEIKKQYVTTARAKGLSERQVLYGHVFRNAMLIVIAGFPGAFISAFFTGSLLIENIFSLDGLGRLGYLSVVKRDYPIVFATLYIFSLMGLLVGLLSDLMYTWVDPRIDFDKRDV, encoded by the coding sequence ATGGGTGGCTATATCCTGCGGCGGTTGCTGCTGATGATCCCGACGATCATCGGCATCATGGGCATTTCCTTCGCCGTCATCCAGTTTGCACCCGGCGGGCCGGTGGAGCAGGTGATTGCCGATCTGACCGGTCAGGGCAGCAATGCCGACCAGCGGCTGAACGGCGGCGGCGGCGATCTCGTCAACCAGCAGGAAGCCGCGACGGCGGAAACCAATTCCAGATATCGCGGCGCGCAGGGGCTCGATCCGGAACTGATCGCCAAGCTTGAAAGGCAGTTCGGTTTCGACAAGCCGCCGCTCACCCGCTTTCTCGAGATGATGGGCAACTATATCCGCTTCGATTTTGGCGAGAGCTTCTTCCGCAATGCGAGCGTCATCGAGCTGATCAGGGACAAGATGCCGGTCTCGGTATCGCTCGGCGTCTGGATCCTGCTGCTGTCCTACGGGATTTCCATTCCGCTCGGCATCCGCAAGGCAGTCAGGGACGGATCGGCCTTCGACATCTGGACCTCGGGCGTCATCATCATCGGCTATGCGGTGCCGGGCTTCCTGTTTGCCATACTGCTGGTTGTGCTGTTTGCCGGCGGCTCGTTCTTCGACTGGTTCCCGCTGCGCGGCCTGGTGTCGGACAATTTTGCCGATCTCTCCTGGTGGCAGAAGATCCTCGACTATTTCTGGCACCTGACGCTGCCGCTGGTCTCGCTGTCGCTCGCAGCCTTTGCCACCACGACGCTGCTCACCAAGAATTCCTTCATCGACGAGATCAAGAAGCAATATGTGACGACGGCGCGGGCCAAGGGCCTGTCGGAACGGCAGGTTCTCTATGGCCATGTGTTCCGCAATGCGATGCTGATCGTGATTGCCGGCTTTCCCGGCGCCTTCATTTCGGCCTTCTTCACCGGTTCGCTGCTGATCGAGAACATCTTCTCGCTCGATGGCCTCGGGCGGCTCGGCTATCTCTCGGTGGTCAAGCGCGATTATCCGATCGTCTTTGCGACGCTCTACATCTTCTCGCTGATGGGGCTTTTGGTCGGGTTGCTCTCCGACCTGATGTATACCTGGGTCGATCCGCGCATCGACTTCGACAAGAGGGATGTGTGA
- a CDS encoding ABC transporter permease → MDTSLDASRNGAEAEAAPRKGLLSPINRRRWQNFKANRRGYWSLWLFLVLFLLSLGSDFIANDRPLLVSYKGELLAPVFTDYPEEKFGGFLAETDYRSDYVTQEINANGWMIWPPIHYSYQTVNSSIPHSAPTAPFWTMSKEERCSAYPLGTDDPGCNLGNLNWLGTDDQARDVVARMLYGFRISVLFGLILTICSAVIGVTAGAIQGYFGGWTDLILQRVIEIWSSMPVLYILLIIAAILPPGFFVLLGIMLLFSWVSFVGIVRAEFLRARNFEYVRAARALGVNNRTIMWRHLLPNAMVATLTFLPFILSGSIATLTSLDFLGFGMPPGSPSLGELIAQGKNNLQAPWLGLTAFFTMMIMLSLLIFIGEAVRDAFDPRKTFR, encoded by the coding sequence ATGGACACGTCTCTGGATGCTTCCCGCAACGGCGCTGAGGCGGAAGCCGCACCGCGAAAGGGCCTGCTGTCGCCGATCAATCGCAGGCGCTGGCAGAATTTCAAGGCAAACCGGCGCGGCTACTGGTCGCTCTGGCTGTTCCTTGTGCTGTTCCTCCTCAGTCTCGGTTCCGATTTCATCGCCAATGACCGTCCCCTGCTGGTCTCCTACAAGGGCGAGTTGCTGGCACCTGTCTTCACCGATTATCCGGAGGAGAAATTCGGCGGCTTCCTGGCCGAGACCGACTATCGCTCGGACTATGTCACGCAGGAAATCAACGCCAATGGCTGGATGATCTGGCCGCCGATCCACTATTCCTACCAGACCGTCAATTCCAGCATTCCCCATTCCGCCCCGACGGCACCGTTCTGGACGATGTCGAAGGAGGAGCGCTGCTCGGCCTATCCGCTTGGAACGGATGATCCCGGCTGCAATCTTGGCAATCTCAACTGGCTCGGCACCGACGACCAGGCCCGGGACGTGGTGGCGCGAATGCTTTACGGCTTCCGGATATCGGTGCTGTTCGGCCTGATCCTGACCATCTGCTCCGCCGTGATCGGCGTGACGGCAGGCGCGATCCAGGGCTATTTCGGCGGCTGGACCGATCTGATCCTGCAACGGGTGATCGAGATCTGGTCCTCGATGCCGGTGCTTTACATCCTCTTGATCATCGCGGCGATCCTGCCGCCCGGCTTCTTCGTGCTGCTCGGCATCATGCTGCTGTTTTCCTGGGTGAGCTTCGTCGGGATTGTCCGGGCCGAGTTCCTGCGGGCCCGCAATTTCGAATATGTCCGGGCCGCCCGGGCGCTCGGGGTCAACAACCGCACCATCATGTGGCGGCATCTCCTGCCCAATGCCATGGTGGCAACCCTGACCTTCCTGCCCTTCATCCTCTCGGGCTCGATTGCCACGCTGACCTCGCTCGATTTCCTCGGTTTCGGCATGCCGCCCGGCTCGCCATCCCTCGGCGAACTGATCGCGCAGGGCAAGAACAACCTGCAAGCCCCCTGGCTCGGCCTCACCGCTTTCTTCACCATGATGATCATGCTGTCGCTGCTGATCTTCATCGGCGAAGCCGTCCGCGATGCCTTCGATCCGCGCAAGACATTCCGGTGA
- a CDS encoding PIN domain-containing protein — protein sequence MKIYVDANILSGETPISVSPLTRSIYRLSARLRATNNSLKLPDALYIATARSIGCTHFLTADDGVNDVILKRFEATDESLAPPLAIIRPDLPTLDSLLKSPAP from the coding sequence ATGAAGATCTACGTCGATGCGAACATTCTGTCCGGCGAGACCCCCATCTCGGTCAGCCCTCTGACGCGCTCCATCTATCGTCTGTCCGCCCGCCTGAGAGCCACAAACAACAGCCTCAAGCTTCCGGATGCGCTGTATATTGCGACAGCGCGCAGCATCGGGTGCACACATTTTCTGACAGCAGATGATGGTGTCAACGACGTCATTCTGAAGAGATTCGAAGCAACGGACGAAAGTCTTGCACCTCCGCTTGCCATCATCCGCCCCGACCTCCCCACCCTCGACAGCCTCCTGAAAAGTCCCGCCCCATGA
- a CDS encoding ABC transporter ATP-binding protein has protein sequence MTEPLLSVRDLSVAFHQGGRTSLAVDHVSFDIHKGEVVALVGESGSGKSVSANSVLRLLPYPSASHPSGEILFNGRDLLKASEAELRSVRGNDITMIFQEPMTSLNPLHTIEQQIAEILALHQKMEGAAARARILELLAQVGIREPEKRLSAYPHELSGGQRQRVMIAMALANRPELLIADEPTTALDVTVQAQILELLARLKREHGMSMLFITHDLDIVRKFADRVCVMTGGRIVESGPVEAIFEHPQHAYTRHLLASEPKGEPPVADASKPVVIEGENVRVWFPIKSGFLRRVVDHVKAVDDVSVTLRAGQTLGIVGESGSGKTTLGLALTRLISSKGRIAFAGTDIGNHSFSAMRPLRRHMQIVFQDPYGSLSPRMSISDIIAEGLRVHEPELNAAARDRRVAEALEEVGLDAATRWRYPHEFSGGQRQRVAIARAMVLKPRFVMLDEPTSALDKSVQAQVVDLLRDLQARHNLAYLFISHDLKVVKALANDIVVMRAGKVVEQGPAAALFATPQDPYTIKLLAAAFDLKAVKTPVPA, from the coding sequence ATGACCGAACCCCTTCTTTCCGTGCGTGATCTTTCGGTGGCCTTTCATCAGGGCGGGCGAACCTCGCTGGCGGTGGACCACGTCTCCTTCGACATCCACAAGGGCGAGGTGGTGGCGCTGGTGGGCGAATCCGGGTCCGGCAAGTCTGTCTCGGCCAATTCCGTGCTGCGGCTGTTGCCCTATCCCTCGGCAAGCCACCCGTCGGGCGAGATCCTGTTCAATGGCCGGGACCTGCTGAAGGCTTCGGAGGCGGAACTGCGCTCCGTGCGTGGCAACGACATTACCATGATCTTCCAGGAGCCGATGACCTCGCTCAATCCGCTGCACACGATCGAGCAGCAGATCGCCGAAATCCTCGCCCTGCACCAGAAGATGGAGGGGGCGGCTGCCCGGGCCCGCATTCTGGAACTCCTGGCGCAGGTCGGCATCCGCGAGCCGGAAAAGCGGCTTTCGGCCTATCCGCATGAATTGTCCGGCGGCCAGCGTCAGCGGGTGATGATTGCCATGGCACTGGCCAACCGGCCCGAACTGCTGATCGCCGACGAGCCGACCACGGCGCTGGATGTCACGGTGCAGGCGCAGATCCTCGAACTGCTTGCCCGGCTGAAGCGCGAGCACGGCATGTCGATGCTGTTCATCACCCACGACCTCGACATTGTCCGCAAATTCGCCGACCGGGTCTGCGTGATGACCGGGGGCAGGATCGTCGAGAGCGGGCCTGTCGAGGCCATCTTTGAACATCCGCAGCATGCCTATACCCGGCATCTGCTGGCCTCCGAACCGAAGGGCGAGCCGCCGGTGGCGGATGCGTCGAAGCCCGTTGTCATCGAGGGCGAGAATGTTCGCGTCTGGTTCCCGATCAAGTCGGGGTTCCTGCGCCGTGTCGTCGATCACGTCAAGGCGGTGGACGATGTCAGCGTGACGCTGCGCGCCGGACAGACGCTCGGAATCGTCGGTGAATCCGGATCGGGGAAGACGACGCTGGGGCTGGCGCTGACCCGGCTGATCTCCAGCAAGGGGCGGATTGCCTTTGCCGGAACCGATATCGGCAACCATTCCTTCTCCGCCATGCGGCCGCTGCGGCGTCACATGCAGATCGTGTTTCAGGACCCCTATGGGTCGCTGAGCCCGAGGATGAGCATTTCCGACATCATCGCCGAGGGCCTGCGGGTGCATGAGCCCGAACTGAACGCGGCGGCGCGCGACAGGCGGGTGGCCGAAGCGCTGGAGGAAGTCGGGCTCGATGCGGCGACCCGCTGGCGTTACCCGCATGAATTTTCCGGTGGCCAGCGGCAACGCGTCGCCATTGCCCGGGCGATGGTGCTGAAGCCGCGCTTCGTGATGCTGGACGAACCCACCTCGGCGCTCGACAAGAGTGTCCAGGCCCAGGTGGTCGATCTCTTGCGCGACCTCCAGGCAAGGCACAATCTCGCCTATCTCTTCATCAGCCATGACCTGAAGGTGGTGAAGGCGCTTGCCAATGATATCGTGGTGATGCGCGCCGGAAAGGTGGTCGAGCAGGGCCCGGCTGCCGCCCTGTTTGCCACCCCGCAGGATCCCTATACCATCAAGCTGCTGGCGGCTGCCTTTGATCTCAAGGCAGTCAAGACGCCCGTACCGGCCTGA
- a CDS encoding glyoxylate/hydroxypyruvate reductase A yields MSLSPVVIDLKFDALSVARSLERAFPGRGKINMADPANRGRVVPGAAYCVLWNPDHDLFQRMPDLKVIFSGGAGVDRILQVPTLPDVPIVRFVDPTLTNRMSEWAVLQCLSQLRQTLAYAEMQARRQWRELIQPEASELTVGIMGLGVLGLDAARKLKMMGFNTIGWSRTKKQVDGMETFDAAGLDSFLGKTDILLGLLPLTPETTGIYNAALFSKLRQGGALGQPVFINGGRGGSQVEADLIRALTDGTLRSASLDVFETEPLPATSPLWGLKNVIITPHAAAASDERALFRHVEAQIARHESGLPLENVVDRGRGY; encoded by the coding sequence ATGTCCCTCAGCCCCGTTGTCATTGACCTGAAATTCGATGCCCTGAGCGTCGCCCGTTCACTGGAGCGCGCCTTTCCCGGCCGCGGGAAGATCAACATGGCCGACCCCGCCAACCGGGGCCGGGTGGTGCCGGGGGCGGCCTATTGCGTGTTGTGGAACCCCGACCATGACCTTTTCCAGCGCATGCCGGACCTGAAGGTGATCTTTTCGGGCGGGGCGGGCGTTGACCGTATCCTTCAGGTGCCGACCCTGCCGGATGTGCCGATCGTCCGCTTTGTCGATCCGACCCTCACCAACCGGATGAGCGAATGGGCCGTGCTGCAATGCCTGTCACAGCTGCGCCAGACGCTTGCCTATGCCGAGATGCAGGCGCGCCGCCAGTGGCGCGAACTGATCCAGCCGGAGGCCTCGGAACTCACCGTCGGCATCATGGGGCTCGGCGTGCTTGGCCTCGATGCTGCCCGCAAGCTGAAGATGATGGGCTTCAACACCATCGGCTGGTCGCGCACGAAGAAACAGGTCGACGGCATGGAAACTTTTGACGCTGCCGGTCTGGACAGCTTTCTGGGCAAGACGGACATCCTGCTCGGTCTGCTGCCGCTCACCCCCGAGACCACAGGCATCTACAACGCCGCGCTGTTTTCCAAACTTCGGCAGGGCGGCGCGCTCGGCCAGCCCGTCTTCATCAATGGCGGACGCGGCGGCAGCCAGGTGGAGGCGGACCTGATCCGGGCACTCACCGATGGCACCCTGCGTTCTGCCTCGCTTGACGTGTTCGAGACCGAACCCTTGCCCGCGACAAGCCCGCTCTGGGGCCTGAAAAACGTCATCATCACGCCCCATGCGGCGGCGGCCTCCGACGAGCGGGCGCTGTTTCGCCATGTGGAGGCGCAGATCGCGCGCCATGAAAGCGGCCTGCCGCTGGAAAATGTCGTGGATCGCGGGCGCGGCTATTGA
- the pncB gene encoding nicotinate phosphoribosyltransferase, producing the protein MTKTDLASRVYNHTWKLDPIIRSLIDTDFYKLLMLQMIWKLYPGVNATFSLINRTTSVRLADDIDEHELREQLDHARTVRLSKKEAIWLAGNTFYGRNQIFEPEFLAWLAAFRLPDYELHRQDGQFVLSFHGKWMETSMWEIPALAIINELRSRAAMKALGQFTLDVLYARAKAKMWAKVERLRTLPGLRISDFGTRRRHSFLWQRWCVEALKEGIGEAFTGTSNVKLAMDSDLEAVGTNAHELPMVAAALAENDAELADAPYKVLQDWKRLYGGNLLIVLPDAYGTAHFLRHAPDWVADWTGFRPDSAPPIEGGEKIIDWWQKTGRDPREKLLIFSDGLDVDAIIATYRHFEGRVRMSFGWGTNLTNDFAGCAPAEIAGLKPISIVCKVVDANGRPAVKLSDNPKKATGEPAEVERYLKFFGSEDRVVQEVLV; encoded by the coding sequence ATGACCAAGACCGATCTTGCAAGCCGGGTCTATAACCACACCTGGAAACTCGATCCGATCATCCGCAGCCTGATCGACACGGACTTCTACAAGCTCCTGATGCTGCAGATGATCTGGAAGCTTTATCCCGGGGTCAACGCCACCTTTTCGCTGATCAACCGCACCACCTCGGTGCGGCTTGCCGACGATATCGACGAGCATGAATTGCGCGAACAACTCGACCATGCCCGCACCGTCCGGCTGTCGAAAAAGGAAGCGATCTGGCTGGCGGGTAATACCTTCTATGGCCGCAACCAGATTTTCGAGCCGGAATTCCTCGCCTGGCTGGCCGCCTTCCGCCTGCCGGACTACGAGCTTCACCGCCAGGACGGGCAATTCGTGCTGAGCTTCCACGGCAAATGGATGGAAACCAGCATGTGGGAGATTCCGGCGCTGGCCATCATCAACGAGTTGCGCTCGCGCGCCGCGATGAAGGCGCTCGGCCAGTTCACGCTCGATGTGCTCTATGCCCGGGCCAAGGCCAAGATGTGGGCGAAGGTTGAGCGGCTGCGCACCCTTCCGGGCCTGCGCATTTCCGATTTCGGCACCCGACGCCGCCATTCCTTTCTCTGGCAGCGCTGGTGCGTGGAAGCGCTGAAGGAAGGCATCGGCGAGGCCTTTACCGGCACCAGCAATGTCAAGCTGGCGATGGACAGCGATCTGGAAGCCGTCGGCACCAATGCGCATGAACTGCCGATGGTGGCCGCCGCCCTGGCCGAAAACGATGCCGAGCTTGCCGATGCCCCCTACAAGGTCCTGCAGGACTGGAAGCGGCTTTACGGCGGCAATCTGCTGATCGTGCTGCCGGATGCCTATGGCACCGCGCATTTTCTGCGCCATGCACCGGACTGGGTGGCGGACTGGACGGGTTTTCGCCCGGACAGCGCACCGCCGATTGAAGGCGGCGAGAAGATCATCGACTGGTGGCAGAAGACGGGCCGTGATCCGCGCGAGAAGCTGCTGATCTTTTCCGACGGGCTGGATGTCGACGCGATCATCGCCACCTACCGGCATTTCGAGGGCAGGGTGCGGATGAGCTTCGGCTGGGGCACCAATCTCACCAATGATTTTGCCGGTTGTGCGCCTGCCGAAATCGCCGGCCTGAAGCCGATCTCGATAGTCTGCAAGGTGGTCGATGCCAATGGCCGCCCGGCGGTCAAACTTTCCGACAATCCGAAAAAGGCGACGGGCGAGCCCGCCGAAGTCGAGCGCTACCTGAAATTCTTCGGCAGCGAGGATCGGGTGGTGCAGGAGGTGCTGGTCTGA
- a CDS encoding ArsC family reductase encodes MPLTIYGIKTCDTMKKARAWLSAAGHDATFHDYKLAGIERETLFGWVETHGWDTVLNRQGTTFRALDATRKADLDAQKAIALMLAQPSMIKRPVLVKPSGESIVGFRPEAYAAFLG; translated from the coding sequence ATGCCGCTCACCATCTATGGCATCAAGACCTGCGACACGATGAAGAAGGCCCGCGCCTGGCTGTCGGCGGCAGGCCACGACGCCACCTTTCACGATTACAAGCTGGCGGGCATCGAGCGCGAGACCCTTTTCGGCTGGGTGGAGACCCATGGCTGGGATACGGTGCTGAACCGCCAGGGTACGACCTTCCGGGCGCTGGACGCCACGCGCAAGGCGGATCTGGATGCGCAAAAGGCGATTGCCCTGATGCTTGCCCAACCCTCGATGATCAAGCGTCCGGTTCTGGTCAAGCCCTCGGGCGAAAGCATCGTCGGTTTCAGGCCCGAGGCCTATGCGGCGTTTCTTGGCTGA
- a CDS encoding FAD-dependent oxidoreductase translates to MKSNARVVVIGGGIMGVGLLYHLALEGWSDVVLVEKGELTSGSTWHAAGQCPQFTTSLNLARVHDYGTKLYPKLEELTGHAVSWHGCGGLRLATTDEELNWLKYVYGVSRLAGYECEIIGPDEIRQYHPFMDTFGVKAAFHTISDGHVAPADVTNAMAAGARKLGAQIYRRTRVMDVKLLPTGEWLVVTDQGNITCEHVVNSAGSYADVVGSWSGHNVPIVNMLHHYLITEPVQELIDFGPELPVVRDPYSHSYLREETNGILIGPYETATAHVCWDGQPPSWDFESELVAPELDRLMPWLEKAGERFPLFNQAGLKSVISGAITHTPDGNYLSGPAHGPKNYWMHCGASIGICQGAGAGKYLAQWMVHGQAEINMREFDPRRFGNWATRAYTEEVSVADYHHMYYCYKPGEQHQVGRNLRTSSLHDRLKAEGAQFSQIFGWERARWYDRSGKGEDYSYRRNSSWDAVRAEALAVRERVGLMDLSTFSKFEVKGPDAFAFLERICANKIPAKDGGIILGHLLNANGFIESEITVTRLAADHFYVLSAAVAQHHDFDQLSWRKLDSENVAITDATDDFGVLVLAGPRARDVLSACTDTDLSNAGFRWLTGKEATVAGVAGVRLLRVNYVGELGWELHCPMAEMPKVFDALMAAGKPHGIALFGTYAMNSLRMEKAYRGWGSELTTEIDMFEASMERFIRTDKEDFIGRDASLRRKQAGERMKLVYLEVEATDADCLGNEPVYAGDRIVGLTTSGGYGHATQKSLAFAYVDPSKMEPGTELEVLMFTERRKARVLPDVVWDAKNERLRA, encoded by the coding sequence ATGAAATCAAATGCAAGGGTGGTCGTCATCGGCGGCGGCATCATGGGCGTCGGCCTTTTGTATCACCTGGCCCTTGAAGGCTGGAGCGATGTCGTGCTGGTGGAAAAAGGCGAGCTCACCTCCGGCTCGACCTGGCATGCCGCAGGCCAGTGCCCGCAGTTTACCACCTCGCTCAATCTCGCCCGCGTCCACGATTACGGCACGAAGCTCTATCCGAAGCTGGAGGAACTGACCGGGCATGCGGTCTCCTGGCACGGTTGCGGCGGCCTGCGGCTGGCAACGACGGACGAAGAGCTGAACTGGCTGAAATATGTCTATGGGGTGTCGCGGCTTGCCGGTTACGAATGCGAGATCATCGGCCCGGATGAAATCAGGCAGTATCACCCCTTCATGGACACGTTCGGCGTCAAGGCCGCCTTCCACACCATTTCCGATGGCCATGTGGCACCTGCCGACGTGACCAATGCGATGGCAGCCGGTGCCCGCAAGCTCGGCGCGCAAATCTACCGCCGCACCCGCGTCATGGATGTCAAGCTGCTGCCGACGGGCGAATGGCTCGTCGTCACCGACCAGGGCAACATCACCTGCGAGCACGTCGTCAATTCCGCCGGCTCCTATGCCGACGTGGTTGGCAGCTGGTCCGGCCACAATGTGCCGATCGTCAACATGCTGCACCACTATCTCATCACCGAACCGGTGCAGGAACTGATCGATTTCGGCCCTGAACTCCCCGTGGTGCGCGATCCCTACAGCCATTCCTACCTGCGCGAGGAAACCAACGGCATCCTGATCGGCCCCTACGAGACCGCCACCGCCCATGTCTGCTGGGACGGCCAGCCGCCGTCATGGGATTTCGAAAGCGAACTCGTCGCCCCCGAACTCGACCGGCTGATGCCCTGGCTGGAAAAGGCCGGCGAACGCTTCCCGCTGTTCAACCAGGCGGGCCTTAAATCCGTCATCTCGGGTGCGATCACCCACACGCCCGACGGCAACTACCTCTCCGGCCCCGCCCATGGCCCGAAGAACTACTGGATGCATTGCGGTGCCTCTATCGGCATCTGCCAGGGTGCGGGCGCAGGCAAGTATCTGGCGCAGTGGATGGTGCACGGCCAGGCCGAAATCAACATGCGCGAATTCGATCCGCGCCGCTTCGGCAACTGGGCAACCAGGGCCTATACCGAAGAAGTCTCGGTCGCCGACTACCATCACATGTATTATTGCTACAAGCCGGGCGAGCAGCATCAGGTCGGGCGCAACCTGCGCACCTCCTCGCTGCATGACAGGCTCAAGGCCGAAGGTGCCCAGTTCAGCCAGATCTTTGGCTGGGAACGCGCCCGCTGGTATGACCGCTCCGGCAAGGGCGAAGACTATTCCTACCGCCGCAACTCCTCCTGGGATGCCGTTCGCGCCGAAGCGCTGGCGGTGCGCGAGCGGGTCGGCCTGATGGATCTCTCGACCTTCTCGAAATTCGAGGTCAAGGGCCCTGATGCCTTCGCCTTCCTGGAACGGATCTGCGCCAACAAGATCCCGGCGAAGGATGGCGGCATCATTCTCGGCCATCTCCTCAATGCCAACGGCTTCATCGAATCCGAAATCACCGTGACCCGGCTTGCCGCCGATCACTTCTACGTGCTGTCGGCAGCGGTTGCCCAGCACCACGATTTCGACCAGTTGTCCTGGCGCAAGCTTGACAGCGAGAATGTCGCGATCACCGATGCGACCGATGATTTCGGCGTGCTGGTTCTGGCTGGTCCGCGCGCCCGCGACGTGCTTTCGGCATGCACGGACACGGATCTGTCGAATGCCGGCTTCCGCTGGCTGACGGGCAAGGAGGCAACCGTTGCAGGTGTTGCCGGCGTGCGGCTGCTGCGCGTCAACTATGTCGGCGAGCTTGGCTGGGAACTGCATTGCCCGATGGCCGAGATGCCGAAGGTATTCGACGCCCTGATGGCGGCGGGCAAGCCGCATGGCATAGCGCTGTTCGGCACCTATGCGATGAACTCGCTGCGCATGGAAAAGGCCTATCGCGGCTGGGGTTCGGAACTGACCACCGAAATCGACATGTTCGAAGCTTCGATGGAGCGGTTCATCCGCACCGACAAGGAAGACTTCATCGGTCGCGACGCCAGCCTGCGCCGCAAGCAGGCGGGCGAGCGGATGAAGCTCGTCTATCTCGAAGTGGAGGCAACCGACGCCGATTGCCTCGGCAACGAGCCGGTCTATGCCGGTGACAGGATTGTCGGTCTGACCACCTCGGGCGGCTATGGCCATGCAACGCAGAAGTCGCTGGCCTTTGCCTATGTCGATCCGTCGAAGATGGAGCCCGGCACCGAGCTTGAAGTGCTGATGTTCACCGAACGCCGCAAGGCCCGGGTGCTTCCCGACGTCGTCTGGGACGCGAAGAACGAGCGCCTCAGGGCCTGA
- a CDS encoding TadE/TadG family type IV pilus assembly protein: MKKLLNCRKGNFSITTAFLLPVLLMVVGLALDYTEMSRKREVLQQAVDAAALSAASTMATNGTSAAGAQALAISFLKGHMATTSSAALDLQPPVIDITQTSVTTHSKSFKVKVTDSYNVQLSGFQTLLGISHARVTAVGTAESSTESRNPLSMYLVLDRSGSMQWVTSTVDTSQSSCYNYYEYNWPTATYQHPCYVKKIDSLKLAVSALASTFETADPTHELVRLGAVSYSTVAATPLAPVWGSSSAKSYVNALTASGGTNSTPGFQIAYNALMSTTEDQAHMAKTGLVPSKYIVLMTDGSNDNSANDATTKSLCDAAKTGGIKVYTVAFDAPDRGKALLSYCASGTDYYFEAASVPQLVAAFQAIGDKTSRLSNRLTQ, translated from the coding sequence ATGAAAAAACTTTTGAATTGCCGCAAGGGCAATTTCTCGATCACCACGGCATTCTTGCTTCCCGTTTTGCTGATGGTCGTGGGTCTGGCGCTCGACTACACCGAAATGTCGCGCAAGCGGGAAGTGCTGCAGCAGGCTGTCGATGCGGCGGCGCTGAGTGCCGCTTCGACCATGGCGACCAATGGCACGTCAGCTGCAGGAGCCCAGGCGCTGGCGATATCGTTCCTGAAGGGCCATATGGCGACCACATCAAGCGCTGCCCTCGACCTGCAGCCGCCGGTCATCGACATCACCCAGACCTCGGTGACCACCCATTCCAAGAGCTTCAAGGTCAAGGTGACCGACAGTTACAATGTGCAACTGTCCGGCTTCCAGACCCTGCTTGGCATCAGCCATGCCCGGGTGACGGCGGTCGGCACCGCCGAAAGCTCGACGGAATCGCGCAATCCGCTCTCCATGTATCTGGTCCTTGACCGCTCTGGATCGATGCAATGGGTGACCTCGACCGTCGATACGAGCCAGTCCTCCTGCTATAACTACTACGAATATAACTGGCCGACAGCCACCTACCAGCACCCCTGTTATGTCAAGAAGATCGACTCGCTGAAACTTGCTGTTTCCGCTCTGGCCTCGACATTTGAGACCGCCGATCCCACCCATGAACTTGTCCGCCTTGGCGCGGTTTCCTACAGCACGGTCGCCGCCACGCCGCTTGCACCCGTGTGGGGCAGCTCCAGTGCCAAATCCTATGTCAATGCGCTGACGGCGTCGGGCGGCACAAACTCGACCCCCGGTTTCCAGATTGCCTATAATGCGCTGATGTCGACCACAGAAGACCAGGCGCACATGGCCAAAACGGGCCTTGTTCCTTCGAAATACATCGTGCTGATGACCGATGGCTCGAATGACAATTCGGCCAATGATGCCACCACCAAGAGCCTGTGCGATGCGGCCAAGACTGGCGGGATCAAGGTCTACACCGTCGCCTTCGACGCGCCGGACCGCGGCAAGGCATTGTTGTCCTATTGCGCCAGTGGCACCGACTATTACTTCGAGGCGGCAAGCGTTCCCCAGCTCGTCGCGGCATTTCAGGCAATTGGCGACAAGACATCCAGGCTGTCGAACCGCCTGACCCAATAG